From Paraglaciecola sp. L1A13:
GACGGATTTAGGGCTTTTATTAGTCGCTCAAAAACCGACAGTGACTTATGGCGCGGTCCAGGCACAATTGACCGAGAGCACATTGAAGGTAAAGCCATTTATACCTTTAGCCCAGAAACTTCATTGGAATTTAGTTATGTAGCGAATGATTTCTTTGATTATGACTCGCCGTCAGGCACCGCTGCTACCTTTGCTGATAATTATTACTACAGCTACGAAGATTCCATTCCTGAGGGCTGTATTTCTGCTCAACCTGAGGTATACGATTTTAATCAAGACGGCACTATCGATCAAACTGATTTTACGCCCGTGTTTACCGGCAGTAATTGCACTAGCTATTATGAAGACCGAGTTAACGTACGTGATGATAAATTATATTCATTGCAACTCGATACCTACCTAACAGATAACTTGCAATTTACCGGCACTTATTACTTCGAAGATAAAGACGGTTACGGCGTGTCACCAGATACTTATAGTAATACCTTAGGGATTTATGAACGCCAAGCTGCAGCAGGCTTAGATGTTGTTCACCCCCGTGGAGTACAATATGGTTTATCGTCTGTGGGTGGCGACCGAAAAGGCTTCGTGGCTGATTTTAGTTTAGAGCTTGAAAACAACCACATTGAATTTGGTGGCTGGCGCGAAAAAGACACGTACCACCGGACGCAGCAACGCCTTAACAAAACGGCCGGCAGTGCTGATGGCGACGTGATTTGGGATGAAGTGGCTTACTACCGCCGTGACTACACCTCGGTCCGTGAAACTACCCAGTTGTATTTAAAAGATACCATCAGCCTGCTAGATGATGATTTAAAACTTCAGGTTGGTGTGAAGTCACTGAATGTTGATTATTCTTTAGATGGTTATCGAGATTACAACGATTATGAGATTAACAGTGAAGCGGGTTATGGCCCTCAATCGGTTGGGGGTAAATTTAGCAATCATTTCTTACCTTCGTTAGGGGCGGTTTACACGCTAAACGATACTGACCAAATCTTTGCCTCATACTCGCAGAACTATGCGTTGCCCAGTGGCACAGATGACATATACGATAACGCGGTTAGCTTTGAACCTGAGACCCCAGAGGGTGAAGAAGCCGATAATTACGAGTTAGGTTACCGTACTAATCAAGAAAGCTTCAATGCCGCCATCGCATTATTCTATACCCGCTTTGATAACCGGCTTTTTGCCAGTAATGTATTTAACCCAGCCACACAGCAACCTGAAGGTTTTTATATAAATGGTGGCGCTTCAGAAGCCTATGGTTTTGAATTAACTGGGGTGTATCAGCCTGAAACGTTCAATAAAGAACTCTATTTAAACGCAAATATCTCATATAAACATGCAACGTTGATTGATGGTTTTGATAGCAACGCTGCGGGCAATAAATTGGCCGACAGCCCAGATTGGCTGATGACCGCTGGCATTACATACGAGCCTACAGAATGGATAGTGGCAAACGTTTCAGCTAAATACACCAGTAGTCGCTTTACTGACTATGGTGAAACTTATGAAATGGACAGTTACACCACCGTTAGTGCGTATGTTGATTTAGGCGGTATTAACCCGTTTGGTATGCCAGAAAATGTTAGCTTACGTTTTAATGTAGACAACTTGTTCGACAAAGAAGTATTGTCGTTTGCGTTTGTTGGTTCAGCCTTTTATCGTCCGCTGAGCCCGCGCAATTTCCAAGCATCGTTAACGGTAGCATTTTAATTAATACGGGAAAACACATGTATAAATTGAACAAACAGTTCGTGTCAGTAGCACTTGGCTTGTTGATGTGCCAGTCTGCGGGGGCTGTCACCCTTGAAGAGGCAACCGCTATACAGCGCCAACTAGTGACTTTGGATACGCATTTGGATACGCCTGCTAATCTTGTCGTGCCAGGCTTTGATATTCTTGAGCGTCACTCCTATGGGCATGACTTCTCACAAGTCGATGTCCCCAGAATGCAGGAAGGCGCATTAGACGGCGGATTTTGGGCCATATACTCGCCCCAAGGTGAGTTAAGCAAAATAGGCTACGAGCAAAGCCGTGATACTGCATTGTTGCGTGCATTAGCGATCCGTACCATGGTGACCGCGAATCCTGAAATATTTGAATTTGCAACGCAAGCTAGTGATGCTCAAGAGATAAAAAAGAACGCCAAGCACATTGTATATATGAGCATGGAAAATTCGTATCCCTTGGGCACGGATATCAGCTTGCTGGAGACCTTTTATAAGTTTGGTCTGCGAATGACGGGGCCGGTACATTTTAAAAATAATCAATTTGGAGATAGTTCTACAGATCCTGATGGACCTAAATGGGATGGTTTGTCACCTTTAGGTGAGCAGTTAGTCGTTGAAGCTAATCGACTTGGCATTGTACTAGACGGTTCACATGCACATGATGAAACGGTGAAAGACATGATCCGCTTGTCAAAAACACCGATTATCTTGTCGCATACAGGGAGTAAAGCCATTTACGATCATCCGCGTAATGTTGACGATGAGTTGCTTAAAATGCTCGCTGCATCAGGCGGTGTTATTCAAATGAACGCCTACAGTGAATACCTAGAAGCATTGCCTGCTGATCCTGAGCGTAAAGAAGCATTTAAAGGTTTAATGAAGTTGGTAAAAGACGGTAGCGATCGTGAAATCATCCTTGAAAAACGGCGTGAAATTGAGCATGAGCATCCTGCGGTGAAAGCCTCATTTGAGGTCTACATGAAACACTTTTTACACGCTTTAAAAGTCGTCGGGCCTGAACATGTGGGTATAGGTGCTGACTGGGATGGCGGTGGTGGAGTTGATGGCATGATGGATGTGGTTAATTTGCCAATGATTACCCAGCGCTTATTAGATGAGGGCTACAGCAAAGAAGACCTGGCAAATATTTGGGGTGCCAATG
This genomic window contains:
- a CDS encoding dipeptidase; translation: MYKLNKQFVSVALGLLMCQSAGAVTLEEATAIQRQLVTLDTHLDTPANLVVPGFDILERHSYGHDFSQVDVPRMQEGALDGGFWAIYSPQGELSKIGYEQSRDTALLRALAIRTMVTANPEIFEFATQASDAQEIKKNAKHIVYMSMENSYPLGTDISLLETFYKFGLRMTGPVHFKNNQFGDSSTDPDGPKWDGLSPLGEQLVVEANRLGIVLDGSHAHDETVKDMIRLSKTPIILSHTGSKAIYDHPRNVDDELLKMLAASGGVIQMNAYSEYLEALPADPERKEAFKGLMKLVKDGSDREIILEKRREIEHEHPAVKASFEVYMKHFLHALKVVGPEHVGIGADWDGGGGVDGMMDVVNLPMITQRLLDEGYSKEDLANIWGANALRVLQQAQDYAANVKAKK
- a CDS encoding TonB-dependent receptor codes for the protein MKITKEIFRPTLLSVSLAALFTVNPTFAQDADSLAADEPAEKIQVMGRRISETEVAIGTDEVTNTLAVTREALLSAPGGISGLKMLESLPGFNVQTDGALGLYEFGNSVNVRAFNLSQMGFVLNGVPMGRSDAFGGSPIFRYVDNENLASVVASPGAGDVSAPSYSTLGPIASYYSVDPSDQMGGMMSITIGDDDLQRSFIKLETGDLDGFRAFISRSKTDSDLWRGPGTIDREHIEGKAIYTFSPETSLEFSYVANDFFDYDSPSGTAATFADNYYYSYEDSIPEGCISAQPEVYDFNQDGTIDQTDFTPVFTGSNCTSYYEDRVNVRDDKLYSLQLDTYLTDNLQFTGTYYFEDKDGYGVSPDTYSNTLGIYERQAAAGLDVVHPRGVQYGLSSVGGDRKGFVADFSLELENNHIEFGGWREKDTYHRTQQRLNKTAGSADGDVIWDEVAYYRRDYTSVRETTQLYLKDTISLLDDDLKLQVGVKSLNVDYSLDGYRDYNDYEINSEAGYGPQSVGGKFSNHFLPSLGAVYTLNDTDQIFASYSQNYALPSGTDDIYDNAVSFEPETPEGEEADNYELGYRTNQESFNAAIALFYTRFDNRLFASNVFNPATQQPEGFYINGGASEAYGFELTGVYQPETFNKELYLNANISYKHATLIDGFDSNAAGNKLADSPDWLMTAGITYEPTEWIVANVSAKYTSSRFTDYGETYEMDSYTTVSAYVDLGGINPFGMPENVSLRFNVDNLFDKEVLSFAFVGSAFYRPLSPRNFQASLTVAF